TTTTGCGATGGATatgctttaaaaaaatcaatatggtTGTATACCTTGGCACcgttgaaaaaaaaacattttaaattaaataagacAACTATGAAAGAGTAGTGGAGTATGGgtatttttttaggaattttaaagattcttttttttttttataaagaataGTGGAAAATCACACATTGCTATTGTCCACTTTCACTGaagtttcctttatttatttcagATGGCCACCGAGTTGAAAGTTCTCAACCTCTCAAATTGTTGCAATTTGAGAAGAACTCCCGACTTGTCTGCTTTCAAAAGCTTGGAGATTTTGAATCTTAAAATGTGTTTCAATCTAAAAGAAATTCATCATTCTATATGCTATATCGAGACCCTTGTCCATTTGAATCTTCCTTATTGTTCTAAACTAGAGAAGCTACCAGCAAGAGTAGGGAGAATGGAAGAATCGAGGGAGCTTCTATGTTACGATAAACCTGCTCAGCTTCTTAAATCCATTGGTTCCTTTAAGTCATTAACTAAGCTATACTTATCTAACACATCTATTAAAGAATTACCCGAATTCATTGGTTCTATGGAGGCACTAGAGACTCTTATTATTGTTGGCTGTCAATTATTATATCACATACCTAACTCCATAGGCAATCTAGCATCTCTATCTGTATTTTACATAAATAACTCTCCGTTGAGAGAGATCCCCGACTCGATTGGAAAGTTGCAATCATTGGTTGAGCTAGATTTATCACGGACACGGATTACAAAATTACCAGAGAGTATTgggaatttgcaaaatttgaggGAATTAAACATTAAAACAACTCCCATGACAGAATTACCAGAAAGTATTGGGAATTTGCAGTCGTTGGTTGAGCTAGATTTATCACGGACACGGATTACAAAATTACCAGAGAGTATTgggaatttgcaaaatttgaggGAATTAAACATTGAATCAATTGCCGTGACAGAATTACCAGAAAGTATTGGGAATTTGCAGTCGTTGGTTGAGCTAGATTTATCACGGACACAGATTACAAAATTACCAGAGAGTCTtggaaatttgcaaaatttgaggGAATTAAACATTAAAACAACTCCCGTGACAGAATTGCCTAGTGCCATTGGAAAGCTGGCGAAACTCTACCGGTTGAAGGCATCGTACGGACGTCTGGAAGGACTGCCTAGTAGCATAGGCGAGCTGGTTTCGCTAAATGAGCTTCATTTAGAAGGGTCGGGCATTCGGGGCTTGCCAGAAGGTATTTCGAAGCTCTCTTCTCTCCGGCTTCTGAACGTTCGGAATTGCAAAAACCTTCAAGAAGTACCGGAACCGTTCTTTAGCTTAACAGCTCTGGAGAGACCCCTGTTGATTCGCGATCGCGACTATCCCGCCATCAGGGTAAGAAAAGACACCAAATGGCGGCTTGATGATTGGCTCCTTACAACGAGCTCAGGCACTCCATCCAGTCGCAACATTAAGCGAAGAAGGAGACTCTCTCTCTGATGAGGCAACGAGCGCAATCACTCCAGCAGTCGCAACATCAAGCGAAGAAGgagaccctctctctctctctctctctcttggccgtATAAATTTCGGCGACCGAACACGACCATTGCAAAATCAAGCGAAGAAGGAGACCCTCTCTTTGATGAGGCAACGAACCCGACCATTGCAAAATCAAGCGAAGAAGGagaccccctctctctctctctctctctctgagcttGTAAAAACTCTAGCTGAAGGTAGGCCGCTCCCACTTAGCTTTAGTCTCTTCTTGATTGAGTGTTTCGGTTCGTATTTGCTTTCTCTCTTGTGTACGCTCTCGCGTGTTGTTGGGGTAGTAGTTGTCGTCGTCATCCGTCTAGTGGAAGGATTTAGATGTAATGAGACGGCTCTCgagcggcggcgggaggcgggTTTTGTCTTGCGCTGGGTCGTGTTTGGCgtggtaatttttaaaattagttCGGTGGCTGTGCCGTTCCAGTTTCGTTCTCTGGCTCGTGGTTGGGGATTCTTCTCCGAGGGAGCTTCTATGTTATGATAAACTTGCCTTTGAAGGCGTGGTCCGCCTGGTGGTGTAAGCCTATGTACAGTGCCGTGTGCATGTGATGGCACTGTTGGTGGTTGAAGCCGGAGTGCATTGGTAGTATTGACTAATGGAGGTGGTGGTTTACAGTGGTCGTGCGGAGGTTTTGACGAAAATGATGGCAGAAACCTATGCTTGAACAAGCTGAATTTGTTTACTTTTCCTGATTTATTGGATTGGGATTTTTATTGTTCTGGGATCTAGCAActgtaattttatcttttgtctCTTCTCATATGATTGATCGAAGTAATTTAATGATTGACGTGTCGATTATTAAGGAAGCTTCTGGAGGCAAAGTACGAAAACACATAGGCAAAGGAGAGTGGTCATGCTGCTGGACTTGTGGCGCTTTGGATCCCCTAAATTCGTCAGGTTCTTTCAGGCTAATCATCAGGTGTGAATTTGATATGCTGCAGGGCTGCAAGAGTGTGTTCATAGTTTCATAGTCATTTCAAGTTCTTGATTGACTGCTTGTGTTGAGTTTGATCCTAACAAGATTCGCACCATTCTTCCTGTCACTATGTGATTTGCACTTCTGCTCTTTGTCATTCCAATGGTGGGACTTTTTAGCTATGCCAATGAGGAATTGTTCTACTGATACTCTATTTCGACTTTCCAGCATGCAAGTTTTTGTCTTCTGCCACgttctaatttttctaataatctTGGTTTTCATGATACTAGAACAGTAAATAGAGCCGAACCATCTGTTTATTCCAAAGAAACTTATGATCTATTACAAGTTTGAGCAATGTTATCTATACGAATCATGCTGGAATTATGAGAAGAAGCATTTTCACAAGTTTATTCACTTTATGACGGGTAGCAATATGTCACGATCTATCAATAGTCCACCTACATCTAGTAGAAATAATGATTTCATGTGTAATGAACTCATGAATAGGACTAGCAGTGTTACACAAAGATATGAAGCGTCACTTCcaggtggtggtggagatggagtGGTCCCAGTGGTTGGGGCTGGCAGCTACCAGACGCACGAAGTTTTGGCATTAGTTAAGACAAAACATTGATTAGGCGTTCCCAGGTTCTCCAGAGGCAAAGGGTCAGTGGATCCTTCAACTTTGAAGATTCTGCAGGAAACAAATTGCTGTGAGTCGCAAGAATCTAGTCGAGATTTGCAGGACCTTTCGAGTTCGAAACATCTGGGGCTATCATGTGTTGCCAATCGCAAGAGTCTGGTAAATTTGAATATCTCTGGTTCCATGTCCATTCAATCAATTGTCCTTTCAAGTTTAAAAAGAATCGAAGAGAATCAGATGCTGCCAATTGTGTGAATATAGTTGGAGTTTGAGGCTTTGACCCATTTAGAATATCTGGAAACATTCTATCTCTCTCTGGATGCACGTCCATTGAAATATTCCATGCTGCAAATTGCCGAAATCTAGTTGAAATTCATGGTCTTTACAGGTTGTATTTATTGGCAAGATCGAATCTCTCTGGGTGCACTTCTTTAAAAGATTTCTAGACTTCTCCAGTTTAAAGACTTCGAATTGCACACTGCAAACTGCAAGAATCTAGCTGAAGTTTGAGGCCTTGATTGATTAATTAGAATCTTTGAAAAGGTTTTATGTCTTTAAATGCATGTCCAATTAAAAGATGACCAGACATTTCAATCCATtgaaagataaatagacctttCAAGTTCAAAATGTCTAAAGCATTCTATGCTGCAGATTGCGGGAATCTAGTTGAAATTCATGGCCTTGAGAGGTCGATTATTTGTAAGATTGGATATCTCTAATTGCACGTCCATTGAAAGATAACCTTCTAGTTTGAAGAATTTGGGAGATTTCATGTTGCAAACTGTAAGAGTCTGGTTGAAATGTGGCCTTGACGgactgtattttttttttttttggtaatattagATATTTGTGGTTGCACTTACCTTGGAAGATTATTGGATCTATCATGCTTGAAAACCCTGATAATACTGAACATCAACCACTGTGAAGAGCAAGATGATATTCAAAGCCTAGAGGTATTCTCATCCTGCAAAAGTTTGTGTATTCAAGGATGCAAGTTGTTAGAGTTCCTAGATGCTTGGAAATTTGAAGATTTAAGGAACTTGATAGTGACAGCTTGTTGGGAACCATCTGACATCTCAGGGCTCAAAGGATTGAGATACCTATAAAGTATATAGATTTCATGATGCTAGTCAATTGTCGCACGAGACTGCGACAAACTAATTGAGCCCGGAGGGCTTGGAGACTAGGAGCTCCAGAAGCTTTAGACATTTTTAGATGCAAGCCAATATGTGAATTGTCTTGAGCTTTCCTCATATGGAATATGAGAGCAATTGTTATGTCAGGTATTCATGAGATCACATTCTAGTGATAGTTTGATATTTGAGATGACCCCTGTCCTCTAATAAGGCAAAATCTTAGATGACAAAATCATGAATGAAGCTGGCAGTCCTGGTGAACCATCTGtgagtgattattttttgtacATTACTGAGTGATTTGTGTTTTTAGTTGGAATGAAATCTTTCTCTTGATCATGAAAGGAATGTAACTGTCAGCCCTTGTTGGAGGACTAGATCATAAGAGTgccttttgagaaaataattggTCATTTATTATCCACTATAATCGCAGGTCATCTATAACTTGTTTTGTTTACATGGCGAGCTAAACTTTTATCTTCTGTTGATACTTATGATGGCAGGCACACTGGCTTATATGTGATATTAATACGGTTGAAATTACAGAATGTTGAAAGAACAAGCAGATCTTTAAGAAAATCCCTTTGACCTAGTCATCTCAGTTTCTTAAGGTGGAGACTGAAATCCCACACTTAGGAATGACGTGAATTTGCTTGCTTTTCATGATTGCTTGAATTGGTTTTTTTGTTCTACAATATTGtgacttaattttcttttgtttgttctcATATGATTGCTCAAGGTAATTTGGTGATTGACATGTGGATTATTAAGGAAGCTTCTGGAGGCAAAGTACAAAAACACATAGGTGAAGGAGAGTGGTCATGCTGCTGGACTTGTGGCACTCTGGATTCCCAAAACTCATCGGGTTCTTTCAAGCTAATCATCAGCGTGAATTTGATATGCTGCAAGGTTGCAAGAGTGAGTTCATAGTTTAATTGTCATTTTAAGTTATCAATCGGCTGTTTATGTGTTGAGTTTGATCCTACAAAGATTCACACCGTTTTTCCTGTCACCACGTGATTTACTCTTCTGCTAATTTGTCATTCCGATGGTGGGGTTTTTCGCTATGCCAATGAGGATTTGTTCTGCTGATGCTCTATTTTGACTTTCGAGTATGCAAGTTTTTGTCTCCTGCTGTgttctaatttttctaataatcGTGATCTTCATGATATTGAGACTGCAAATAGAGCTGAACTTCAAAATCTTGAGGGTTTCGTGTTGAAACGTGGCCTTGACAGgctggatttttttggtaatattggATATTCATGGTTGCACTTCCCTTGGAAGATTGTTAGATCTATCGTGCGTGAAAACCTTGAAAAGGTTGAAACATCAACCACTATGAAAAGCTACATGACATCGAAAGCCTGGAGGTATTCTCATCCTGCAAAAGTTTGTGTATTCAAGGATGCAAGTCTTTAGCAAAATTCCCTGATGTgttgaaatttgaagatttaAGGAACTCGTTAGTGACAGCTTGTTGAGAGCTATCAGACATCCCAGGAATCACAGGATTGAGATACCTATAAAGTATAGAGATTTCATGATGCTCATCAATTGTTGCACTAACTAATTGAGCCCTAAGGGCTTGGAGACTAGGAGCTCCACAAGCTTTAGACATTTTGAGATGCAAGTTACTAAAGCCAATATCTGAATTGTCTTGAGCTTTTCTATAGAACAGTAGTCATGTCTGGTTTTCATGAGATCACATTCCGGTGATAGTTCGATATTTGAGACAATCCCTGTCCCCTAATAAGGCAAAATCTTAGACTTGATAAAAACATGAATGAAGCTGGCAATCCTGGTGATTCACCCGtgagtgattattttttatacaTTACGGAGTGACTCATGTTACTTAGATGGAATGAAATCTCTCTCTACCATGGTAG
This genomic stretch from Eucalyptus grandis isolate ANBG69807.140 chromosome 3, ASM1654582v1, whole genome shotgun sequence harbors:
- the LOC104437001 gene encoding uncharacterized protein LOC104437001 isoform X1: MCCQSQESDICGCTYLGRLLDLSCLKTLIILNINHCEEQDDIQSLEEASGGKVQKHIGEGEWSCCWTCGTLDSQNSSGSFKLIISVNLICCKVAREASGGRVQNHIGKEERSCCWACGPRDPHNALGSFKLIIRCEFGLAVLHGDMKCHFQVVAEMEWSQWLGLVATGIQLDWSWGQCNFH